AAGCGTTCAATTTCACGGCTGCGACCGATAATCGGATCAAGCTTACCCTGCTTGGCAAGCGCCGTCAAGTCGCGACCGAAGTGGTCCAGAATCGGCGTCTTGGAACGGGACTGGCTGCGAAGCTGCTGACGGGATTCTGCACCACGTCCCTGACCTGCAAAGCGATCGTCGTCTTCGGCATTTTCGCCGTCTTCGCCGGAGGGCTGACCGTTCATGGCCTCGCGCTTGATCTGCTGCAGAGTGCTTTCAAAATTTTCATAAGTCACGCCGAAGGTCGAAAGCGTACCCGCCGCCGGAGATTCAGCCTGCTGCAAAATCGCAAGCATCAAATGTTCCGGACCAATGTACTGGTCACCTTCTTCTTTGGCAATTTTAGCGGCATTAAAAAGAGCCGCCTTGCAACGAGTCGTAAAAGAGAGCAATGCACCGTGAGCATCACCCACGGTCATAATGCCGCCGTTAGACGAAAGCGAACGCTGCACGTTTTCGCCCAACTCATTCAAATTGATTTTGAGGGCGCGCAAGGTTTCGGCGGCAAAGCCGGAATCTTCGCGGACAAGGCCGAGCAGCAAATGTTCGGTCGTTACGCTGTCGCTGCCCAAGTTGCGAGCCGCAATACGGGCTGCCTGCAATACCGCTTTCGCTTTTTTCGAAAAAATACCGTTGATATCGGACATATTTTCTCCTTAAGCTATTGAATGACTCCACCGTGCATTACCACACGGCGTTTTGCAAAACTAGCCAATTTTTCGTCGTGAGTCACAATCAAGAAGGCCTGATTGAACTTTTCGTTGAGTTCGCCAATCAATTCGTTGAGCATCGCGGAATTTGCTTCGTCCAAGTTGCCGCTCGGTTCGTCAGCAAGCACCAAATCCGGATGATTCATGAGCGCACGGGCAATCGCCACACGCTGACGTTCACCGCCGCTGAGTTCACGCGGCAAGTGCTTGAGGCGGTCCTTCAGGCCCACCGTTTCCAAAAGCATGGCGGCACGTTCCTTGCATTCCTTTTCAGAAGTTCCGAGAATGCGGCCCGGCACGCACACGTTTTCAATCGCGGTAAATTCGCTCAGCAAGTGGTGGAACTGGAACACGAAGCCCACCTGCACGCGGTGGTAACGGTCGCGTTCAGAGTCGTTGAACTTGGAAAGCGCCTTGCCCTTAAAGAGGATTTCGCCAGACGTCGGCGTATCGAGCATGCCCACCAAATTCAGGAACGTCGACTTACCCGAACCCGAAGAACCCGTGAGCGCCACGAGTTCGCCTTCTTCCATCGAGAAGTTCACGCCCTTGAGGATTTCAAGCTTTTCGCCCGTCTCGGAAAATTCACGACGGAGGTCAACTGTTTCAAGCAAACTACTCATGTCTAATCGCCCCCACCGGATCCAAGCGGCTAGCCTTCCATGCCGGCAACAAAGTCGCCAGAACGCAAAGCGCAATGCCAATTACAAAAATCAAAATCACGTCAAGAATATGCACCGAAATCGGGAAGTACGGAATCACGTAGACATCGCCCGGCAGCTTGATAAAGTGGTAAGCCTCTTGCAACTTGCAAAGCACCAAGCCAATCGTACCGCCGACAATCGTACCGCCCACGCCAATGAAGCTTCCCATGAGCATAAAGACGCGCATAATGCCCGCCTTGCTAAAGCCCATGCTGCGGAGGATGCCGATTTCCTTGGTCTTGTCGATAACGACCATGATCAAGCTACTGATGATATTGAATGCCGCAACCAGAATGATGAGGCAAATCACCGCCGCCACGATGAACTTTTCGTAGTTCATCCACTTGAGGAGCGTGATGTTTTTCGTCTTCCAGTCCATGGCGTAATACGGGTAACCGAGCCAAGTGGCAAGGCTATCCACCGCTTCGCCGGCGAGCCAGTGATTGTTCAGGCGGAACTGGATGCCTGTCACGACATCTTCAAGGCCAAGCAACTTCTGGAGTTCCGGAATGCCCACATAAGCGAGGTTGCCGTCGTATTCGTAAGTACCCGTTTCAAAGATGCCGCTCACCACGCACATCATCATCTTCGGGCCGCCGCTGCTGACCATGGCGTCCGGGCTCTGGAAAGTCTGCAGCACCAGCTTGTCGCCGACCACCACACGGAGCCTATTGGCAAGGCCGGAACCCAAGATGATTCCAGGGCGACGAGTTCCGCTCAAGTCTTCGAGGCTGTCGACCGAGTAGTTACCCCACTTGATGTACTTGTGGATGTCGGTGACGCCCTTGGCGGTTTCTGCATCAATACCGTAAATGACGATGCCGTCGTTTACCTTCTTGGAGCTCACGCCCACCTTGTAAATAATGAACGGGGACGAGGCCACCACGCGAGAATCGCGATCGCGGACTTCTTTGGTGAGGCTGTCATACGGCGCAATGAATTCGCCATTGTAAGCCATCACTTCGAAGTGAGCGTCTTTGCCAATCATCTGGGCGGTGACTTCTTCTTCGAAACCATTCACTGCAGCAAGCGCCACCACCAGCGCGAACACGCCAATGGAGACACCCAGCATACTAAAAATGCCAATCAGCGAAACAAAGAGGCTTTTGCGTTGAGCCCCTAAGTAACGCCAGGCGATGAGCCACTCAAGTTTATTCATAGGAAGTAGGAAGTAGGAAGTAGGAAGTAGGAAGACCCTACGTCCAATCCTTCGTTCCCAATTTTCTCCTCAAGGCGGTTAACATTTTTCCAATATCGTCAAGTGACTTTTTTATCGATTCCGTCTCAGACGATTTCAAAAGGTTCACTCGTTCACTCAAAACAATTTGCGTTTCTAATTCCGACTTAGAACCAAGGGCAATTCCTAAAAAATGCGAAAATTCATTTTTTGATTTACGACCTTCTCCTTCTGCAATATTACTCGCAATTGATACTGCAGCACGTCGCATTTGAGAGGTCAAACCAAACATTTCATCTTTAGAAAATGCACTTGTAAGACGATAAGTTTCAACAGCAACATCCATTGCTTGTTGCCAAACAATCAGGTCTCTGTATCCTTGTGTCACTGTCTACTTCCTACCGTCTACTGTCTACTAGCTAGGCTTCGCCTAGCAGCTTTCGGGCTTCATCAGCGGGAAGAGCTGCACGTCGCGGATGGTCTGCTGGTTGGTGAGGAGCATGACCATGCGGTCGATGCCGAATCCCACGCCACCGGTAGGCGGCAAGCCAGATTCGATGGCGTGCATGAAGTTTTCGTCCATCGGGTGAGTTTCACCTTCGCCACCGCGGCCGCGGCGCACCTGGTCTTCCAGGAGCTCACGCTGACGGATGGGGTCGTTAAGTTCGGTATAGGCGTTACCCAGTTCCCATCCGTTAGCGTACGGCTCGAACTGTTCGATAAGGCCTTCGATGGTACGGTGCTTCTTGCAGAGCGGAGTACTTTCGGTCGGCATGTCCTTGATGAACGTCGGCTGGATGAGCTTGTCTTCCACGGTAAGCTCGAACAGTTCGAGGATACCGCGGCCGCGGCTGAATTCGCCGTCCAGGTGTCCGCCCAGTTCTTCCATCTTGGCCTTGATTTCGTCGTCGCTCATTTCATTGACCTTGAGGCCGCCGAACTTTTCGATGGCTTCAATCATGCTGTAGCGGGGCCACGGAGCCTTGAAGTCGATTTCCTTACCCTGGTATTCAATCTTGGTGGTGCCGTTGGCGGCAATACAGGCGCGTTCGTAGATGTTTTCGAAGTGCACCATCATGTCGTTGTAGTCGGCATAGGCTTCGTAGAATTCGAGACCGGTGAATTCCGGGCTATGCGTACGGTCCATACCTTCGTTACGGAAGTTCTTGGAGAATTCGAAAACCTTTTCCATGCCGCCCACGATGCAGCGCTTCAGGTAAAGTTCCGGAGCCACGCGCAGGTAAAGCGTCATGTCGCAAGCATTGTGGTGCGTAGTGAACGGACGGGCGTTTGCACCGCCGTAAATCGGCTGGAGCGTCGGAGTTTCGACTTCGATAAATCCCTTTTCAATCAGGTATTCGCGGATAGCCTGCAGAATCTTGAAGCGCTTGATGAACACGTCCTTCACATCGTCGTTCAAAGCCATGTCGATATAGCGCTGGCGGTAACGGGTATCCACGTCGGCAAATTCGTTGAACACGACCTTGTTGCCGTTTTCGTTGACCTTTTCCTTAGCGACCGGAAGCGGACGCACGGCCTTCGAAAGCATGGTCACCTTCTTCACGTGCACGGAGTATTCACCCGTCTGAGTTTCGAACATGGAACCGTTCACGCCGATAAAGTCACCGAGGTCGGTCATCTTCACGACTTCGTAGTTTTCTTCGCCCACTTCGTCACGGGCAACCACCACCTGCAAGCGACCATAACGGTCCTTGAGGTGCATAAAGCACATTTTGCCCTTGCGGTTAAAGCGAACCACGCGGCCAGCGAAAGCGATTTCTTCGCCAGAAGCCATCAGGGCTTCCTTATTTTCTTTCAAAACCTTGGAATCATGCGTGCGGTTGAACTTGTGCGGATAAGCTTCCACACCCATTTCCTTAAACTTGTCAAGCTTCGCGAGGCGAGCCTGCACCTGGTCATTCATGTCTTGCATTGCCATAATATTTATCCTGTGATTAAATCACGTTTAAAATTTACGGCAAAAATTTAGAAAAATGTAGGAAGTAGGAAGTAGGAAGTAGGAAGGACTCAGCGCCAATTACTGTCTACTGCCTACTGTCTACCGTCTACTGCATTACAATTCAGCATGTCTCCGCATCTTGCGGATATTCTGCGGAAGCACGTGATTGTGCCAGTGAATCCATTCGTCGTAATAGATGTATTGGCGTTCGCGGCGTCTAAAGTTGCGGCCATGCACAATGCGGCGGCCGTTCTTGACTTCGACCGGAATCGCAATATGCAGGCATTCATGGTACACGACACCGGCCACGGCATATTCCGGGCAGTTCGCGGCATCGTAACCCTTGCTGATGCTGATCAAATGGAATTCTTCACCGGTCACAGGATCCTGACGGACTGAATGGAAACTGAGTCCGCCGACGCGGTTACTCCAGGTGATACGGCAAGTTAATTTATCTTCAAAGTAGGTGCTGTTGATCGCGGCAAGCACATCGTTCAAATTGTGGTACTTGCCTTGCGGCTTAATCGGCGGAAGCCTACCCTTGGTCGACAAGGATTCATCGCCACGATCGGCCAAAATCTGCTCCACCAGCGTCCAAAAGCGGCTGACCAAATCCTTGATAATCGCCTTGTTCTTCGCCGTTTTACGCTTGATGGCGTGTTCCGCCCATTCGGCGGCAAGCTCACGTGCCGGCGCAAATTCAGGCTCCTTCATGTAAGCTGGCAAAATCACTTCGGGGTGGCCAAACAGCACTCCCCCCTTGCAACGGATACTCTTCTTAAGCTGAGAATTGTACTTGAAATGCACCAGCCCATTCTGCGAAACCGAAGCCGGAACTTTCGGCTTTGCCGGTTCCTTGGGAGCATCGGTATTGTTCCCGAACAAGTCGAGTTGCATTCCAAACAAATTCATTCTCAGTTACCGCCAATCAGGCCTTCGAAACGGTTCACCGCTAAGAGTCCGCCAAAGTAGCTTTCCGGCAAATCCAAAAGGGCGAAATGTTCCGAAATCCCGTACACCGCATCTTCGATGCTATCAGGCAAATACACAATATAGCTATCGTTTTCGGGAGTCTGCAAATGCTCCGGCGTACAGAACTTGGGGTCCGTCTCACTAAAATACATGCGGCAAGACACCGGACGCAGCGGATACACCGTGCAATCGCCTTTCTTGTCCGAAAACGGGCACGGGTTCCAGGCGCTAAAATAGTCATGCAGGGCCTTATCTTCGGCGTAATCGTCCAAATCCATCTGGTCAGGCACTGCACCCTCGGCGCGTCTCGCCTCAAAAAATTTGCTGAACAGCGACGATCTCACCTGGCAGGCTTCCATAATATTGAGCAAGTCATTCCGCCCCCGGAGGTCGCAATATAAAGTGACAAGTTCAAAAGGCTCCACCGACATCGGGTAATGGTGGCAACAATTACCGCAGGCGGGCCTGCACTGGATAGGCCGCGGCTGTTGCGGCAAAACCGCTTCCAGGTATTCCGAAAAAAGCCGGTGGTATTCCCGGGTAAATTCCTTAATCTTGGGGAGTTCTTCGAGTAGGTTATCGGGACCGATCGCCGATTCTCGGCCCATGGTCGCCGCAACGGCATCCAGGCGATCCCTTTCCGCCCTCAAAAGGCTTGCCAGGCGCATTTCGGCCAAACGAAACGCCTTTGTCGGAAAATACTCTCGATAAGATTCCATGCAACAAAGATAGATATTTTACCAATATCCGAAAAAACATCAAAAAAAAGCCACAAATATCACAAGATTTTCAAAAAACTACATAAAAAACAGATTGAGAAATCCTTTTTGTAAGAATAATGTTATCTTTTAGGAAAATGGGAATAGTGTAATGAGAAACGTACTTCAATCCAAGTTCTTATGGGCTTCGGCACTTGTCCTCTCGTTGAGTATAGCCGGATGCAACATTTTCAACCCCACCGAAAGCATCAACATCAAAGACGACGATGCCCAGGCGCTTACCTACGAAGGCTACAAGAAAATTCGTGATAACGAATATTCTAACGCAGAATACTATTTCAACAAAGCAATTGCGGCCGACTCCAGCTATTCTCAAGCTTGGTTCGGCCTCATGAAGGCCATCTTGAACCGCAAGCTGAACACCACCCAAGAAACCAACGTGTTCTCGTTGCTTTCTTACGTGAACGCAAGCCGCGACTCCAAGGTGCCCTTCTCGGGCATGTCCGATGCCATTGCAATCCAACTTCAAGATGCCATTGATTCCGTGAACGCCATTGCAAACCAGTTTATCGAACGCGACAAGGCTGGCAAAACCGACAGCGTGATCACCTACAAGACTATTTCTGAAGGCTACATGGTTCTCCAGATGATGAAAACCATGCTGGTGCTGCGAAAAACGACCCAGAGTATGGAAGGCTGTTCGCTGCAGAAGGGCCAGCAAAATTCCTGCGACATGGCCAGCGTCTTGAATAACATCAAGAGCGATCCGGCAGAAACAGTGGAATCTTTCAACGCCGTCTTCAAGACCTGCGAAGAAAGCCCCGAAAGCATGACCAAGATGTTCGACAGCTACCTGCAGGGCTTCGACAACCTTAAAGAAGAAGCCCAGCGTTCTGCCGTGAGCAGCATGTGCGGCGCTCTGGCCCAAGAAACCGACAAGGCCAAGGATAACGAAGACCAGCAAACCAAAACATTGAATATCATTATCGGCCAGTTCGGCTACAGCGACATTATCGATGACGACGGCGACGGCTGCGTTGACGAAGAACTCTACGACGGCGAAGACAACGACGGCGATGGAGAAATCGACGAGGACGTGAGCGACAAGACCAACAAGATTGAATACGATAACGATATGATCCTTAAAAACGTTACCGCCGGAAAGACTGCAATCAGGGACCTCCGTGTTATCAGCAGGGTCAATCCGAACGAAAAGTACGAAACCGTCGATATCGACATGAACGGCAAGACTGTCGCAGACAACCGGGACGAACTCGAAACCGAATGGGCTTTCGTCTACCCCAAGTATCAGGACCGCGTAAACAACAACAACCACCGACTGGTCTTTGCAACAGGCCTGACCTTCAACCCGCAGGGGCTGCCCCCCGAAGAATACAACGCCTACAAGCACGCTATCGCCAAGGATAAGGACATCAACAATATCCAATACGACCTGGCGTTCAGAAAGCAGTACATTGGAGGTTGCTGGGCGAACTACGACGAGAAACGCTTTATGCAGTGGTTCGAAGGGAGGAACTAAGCGATGAAAAAGATTCTGATTTTCTTGATTTTTGTACTTGCCGTCGCCACGTATGCAGCCAAGGCTCCGACCCACCATTCCCTGCGTGCCGAAGCCATGGGTAACGCCCACGTGGCCCTTGTAGACGACAAAGAAGCAATCTACTTCAACTACGCCGGTTTGAGCCAGATTAACCGCCTGGGTAACTACGAAAAGCGCCCGGAACAAGGTTACTACCCCCGCAATTTTTTGGGCGACATGCGCCTGAACTTGGGCGGAGCCGGTCCGTTCGAAACCTACTTCTCGACTTACAGCGTGGCTAGGGACTTGCAGAAGATTTACAAGAATGCAAGAAATACTGCTGAGGCCCTGGGCCTTAGCCAATCCAATGTTTTGATGGATACGCTCGCCACTCACCCGGAACTGATTCA
The nucleotide sequence above comes from Fibrobacter sp. UWT2. Encoded proteins:
- a CDS encoding ABC transporter ATP-binding protein, with the protein product MSSLLETVDLRREFSETGEKLEILKGVNFSMEEGELVALTGSSGSGKSTFLNLVGMLDTPTSGEILFKGKALSKFNDSERDRYHRVQVGFVFQFHHLLSEFTAIENVCVPGRILGTSEKECKERAAMLLETVGLKDRLKHLPRELSGGERQRVAIARALMNHPDLVLADEPSGNLDEANSAMLNELIGELNEKFNQAFLIVTHDEKLASFAKRRVVMHGGVIQ
- a CDS encoding ABC transporter permease yields the protein MNKLEWLIAWRYLGAQRKSLFVSLIGIFSMLGVSIGVFALVVALAAVNGFEEEVTAQMIGKDAHFEVMAYNGEFIAPYDSLTKEVRDRDSRVVASSPFIIYKVGVSSKKVNDGIVIYGIDAETAKGVTDIHKYIKWGNYSVDSLEDLSGTRRPGIILGSGLANRLRVVVGDKLVLQTFQSPDAMVSSGGPKMMMCVVSGIFETGTYEYDGNLAYVGIPELQKLLGLEDVVTGIQFRLNNHWLAGEAVDSLATWLGYPYYAMDWKTKNITLLKWMNYEKFIVAAVICLIILVAAFNIISSLIMVVIDKTKEIGILRSMGFSKAGIMRVFMLMGSFIGVGGTIVGGTIGLVLCKLQEAYHFIKLPGDVYVIPYFPISVHILDVILIFVIGIALCVLATLLPAWKASRLDPVGAIRHE
- a CDS encoding four helix bundle protein gives rise to the protein MTQGYRDLIVWQQAMDVAVETYRLTSAFSKDEMFGLTSQMRRAAVSIASNIAEGEGRKSKNEFSHFLGIALGSKSELETQIVLSERVNLLKSSETESIKKSLDDIGKMLTALRRKLGTKDWT
- the lysS gene encoding lysine--tRNA ligase — protein: MAMQDMNDQVQARLAKLDKFKEMGVEAYPHKFNRTHDSKVLKENKEALMASGEEIAFAGRVVRFNRKGKMCFMHLKDRYGRLQVVVARDEVGEENYEVVKMTDLGDFIGVNGSMFETQTGEYSVHVKKVTMLSKAVRPLPVAKEKVNENGNKVVFNEFADVDTRYRQRYIDMALNDDVKDVFIKRFKILQAIREYLIEKGFIEVETPTLQPIYGGANARPFTTHHNACDMTLYLRVAPELYLKRCIVGGMEKVFEFSKNFRNEGMDRTHSPEFTGLEFYEAYADYNDMMVHFENIYERACIAANGTTKIEYQGKEIDFKAPWPRYSMIEAIEKFGGLKVNEMSDDEIKAKMEELGGHLDGEFSRGRGILELFELTVEDKLIQPTFIKDMPTESTPLCKKHRTIEGLIEQFEPYANGWELGNAYTELNDPIRQRELLEDQVRRGRGGEGETHPMDENFMHAIESGLPPTGGVGFGIDRMVMLLTNQQTIRDVQLFPLMKPESC
- a CDS encoding YkgJ family cysteine cluster protein, with the protein product MESYREYFPTKAFRLAEMRLASLLRAERDRLDAVAATMGRESAIGPDNLLEELPKIKEFTREYHRLFSEYLEAVLPQQPRPIQCRPACGNCCHHYPMSVEPFELVTLYCDLRGRNDLLNIMEACQVRSSLFSKFFEARRAEGAVPDQMDLDDYAEDKALHDYFSAWNPCPFSDKKGDCTVYPLRPVSCRMYFSETDPKFCTPEHLQTPENDSYIVYLPDSIEDAVYGISEHFALLDLPESYFGGLLAVNRFEGLIGGN